From a region of the Vanrija pseudolonga chromosome 2, complete sequence genome:
- the agdC gene encoding Alpha/beta-glucosidase agdC yields MPPPAHPRPRRSSALTMSRLASSIAGLLAVSIGLNSLTANAFMLELEGPGIIDIPSPVNHTADPSSCAGYRLTSIAEADNGAGYDGSLELIGECNAYGPDYATLTLSVRYETADRLRVRIVDSGGRAHTVPDDVVQGGWPAVGAHSVSSDKANVAFEYVSDPFSFKVVRRASGEVLFDTVDSPLIFEEQYLRVGSRLPPGSHIQGLGQHNDNFNLPIHQEDYVRTLWSRDAYGVPSQTNLYGTHPGYINQVLTDDAASSSGVFLLNSNGMDVKFPGGDNIEFNAIGGIVDLFFFNGPTPADVVRQGAEVWKPSAMVPYWSLGFHSCKYGYIDIAEVAEVVANYSLAKIPLQTQWIDIDYMHNRWINTLDTQRFSLEKVRYVVDQLHKAGQDFVVMVDPAVFSGSLNSSAAKYETFQNGIDADVFLRYDNGDLYEGVVWPGPTAFPDWTAKGAQEWWSSELKRFFDQEVGVDVDGIWLDMNEPANFLPYLEANIYRLSNERGVPPPRPEPRIIPRTIPGFEKLKAGKNISAPLKGSKPDDSVFGNQFGGQSTVYPEPDTLDDYLSPDLDSKWLYPPYRIHDRRAPPSAVDATSNEHLKNISDFSARTDLVQANGARTYDEHNLYGSRHAIRTRHALIDRAPEKRPFTIARSSFTGTPSSIWLGDNVASWEQYGESIRQMLQFSISGVGVVGSDVCGFIGETTETLCARWAWLGAFNTFYRNHNDLGSPPQEFYLWNKTTIAARAAGHTRLALLDYTYTALHHHSIDGTPVLWPLGWVHQDDPGALGIETQFYFGDALLVSPVLHETPNLFVYLPGAVYYDFFTHERVWGGRPLSLQDVPYDTMPLHILGGSIVPLRDGISYTTQENRKLPFKLIVAPDTNSEAEGRLYLDDGESLHVGDNKSNINFKLANGELKISGSFAYTGEGASILDTVVFLGQDRDWVVKLDGKEIDSVYDRDAPSITVSGLKRKWQETTITVIKEQKVRKTTSSSIQHEEL; encoded by the exons ATGCCTCCTCCGGCACACCCACGACCGCGCCGCAGCTCAGCGCTCACAATGTCGCGGCTCGCGTCGTCCATCGCAggcctgctcgccgtctCCATCGGCCTCAACTCGCTCACGGCCAACGCGTTcatgctcgagctcgagggcccGGGTATCATCGACATCCCCTCGCCGGTGAACCACACGGCCGACCCGTCCTCGTGCGCAGGGTACCGGCTCACGTcgatcgccgaggcggacaacGGCGCAGGCTacgacggctcgctcgagctcatcggcgAGTGTAATGCCTATGGCCCGGACTACGCCACGCTCACCCTCAGCGTGCGGTACGAGACGGCTGACCGGCTGCGCGTGCGCATCGTCGACAGCGGAGGGCGCGCGCACACCGTGCCGGACGACGTGGTGCAGGGCGGATGGCCCGCTGTCGGCGCCCACTCCGTGTCTAGCGACAAGGCGAACGTCGCCTTCGAGTACGTGTCCGACCCGTTCAGCTTCAAGGTCGTGCGCAGGGCCTCTGGTGAGGTGCTCTTCGACACGGTCGACTCGCCCCTCATCTTCGAGGAGCAGTACCTCCGCGTCGGgtcgcgcctgccgccaGGCTCGCACATCCAAGGGCTGGGCCAGCACAACGACAACTTCAA CCTTCCGATCCACCAGGAAGACTACGTACGCACGCTGTGGTCGCGCGATGCGTACGGCGTGCCGTCGCAGACAAACCTGTACGGCACCCACCCGGGCTACATCAACCAGgtgctcaccgacgacgcggcgtcctcgagcggcgtcttcctcctcaacTCGAATGGCATGGACGTCAAGTTCCCCGGCGGGGACAACATAGAGTTTAACGCTATCGGCGGCATTGTCGACCTGTTCTTCTTCAACGGGCCAACGCcggccgacgtcgtgcgccagggcgccgaggtctGGAAGCCCAGCGCCATGGTGCCGTATTGGTCTTTGGGA TTCCACAGCTGCAAGTACGGATACATTGAcattgccgaggtcgccgaggtcgtggcAAACTACTCGCTCGCCAAGATCCCCCTCCAGACCCAGTGGATCGACATCGACTACATGCACAACCGGTGGATCAACACGCTCGACACGCAGAGATTCAGCCTCGAGAAGGTCCGCTATGTGGTCGACCAGCTCCACAAGGCCGGACAGGACTTTGTGGTCATG GTCGACCCCGCCGTGTTCAGCGGAAGCCTGAATTCGTCAGCAGCCAAGTACGAGACATTCCAGAACggcatcgacgccgacgtcttCCTCCGCTACGACAACGGTGACCTGTACGAGGGTGTGGTGTGGCCCGGCCCTACGGCGTTCCCAGACTGGACGGCGAAGGGTGCACAGGAGTGGTGGAGCTCCGAGCTCAAGCGGTTCTTCGACCAGgaagtcggcgtcgacgtcgacggtATCTGGCTCGACATGAACGAGCCCGCCAACTTCCTTCCCTAT CTCGAGGCAAACATCTACCGCCTGTCgaacgagcgcggcgtccctccccctcgtccGGAGCCGCGTATCATCCCTCGCACTATCCCAGGCTtcgagaagctcaaggcggGCAAGAATATCTCGGCGCCCCTCAAGGGCTCCAAGCCAGACGACAGTGTCTTTGGCAACCAGTTCGGCGGCCAGTCAACGGTGTACCCCGAGCCTGACACTCTCGACGACTACCTCTCCCCGGACCTGGACAGCAAGTGGCTCTACCCGCCATA ccGGATTCACGACCGCCGTGCGCCCCCCTCAGCTGTGGACGCGACGTCGAACGAGCACCTGAAGAACATTTCTGActtctcggcgcgcaccgACTTGGTCCAGGCcaacggcgcgcgcacgtaCGATGAGCACAACCTCTATGGGTCGCGACACGCAATCCGCACACGCCATGCGCTCATCGACCGTGCCCCGGAGAAGCGGCCGTTCACGATCGCTCGCTCCAGCTTCAccggcacgccgagctcgatcTGGCTCGGCGACAACGTCGCCTCGTGGGAGCAGTACGGGGAGAGCATCCGCCAAATGCTCCAGTTCTCCATCagcggtgtcggcgtcgtcggcagcgacgtgTGTGGCTTCATCGGCGAGACGACGGAAACCCTCTGTGCTCGTTGGGCCTGGCTGGGCGCCTTCAACACCTTCTACCGCAACCACAATGATCTTGGCTCCCCGCCGCAAGAGTTCTACCTCTGGAACAAGACGACTATTGCTGCTCGTGCGGCAGGCCACACccgccttgccctcctcgactACACATACACTGCgctgcaccaccacagcaTCGATGGCACGCCGGTGCTGTGGCCGCTGGGATGGGTACACCAAGATGACCcgggcgcgctcggcatcgagacGCAGTTCTACTttggcgacgcgctcctcgtctcACCGGTGCTTCATGAGACGCCCAACTTGTTCGTTTACCTCCCCGGCGCAGTGTACTACGACTTCTTCACCCACGAGCGTGTgtggggcgggcggccgCTCAGCCTCCAGGACGTGCCGTACGACACGATGCCGCTTCATATCCTCGGAGGGAGCATCGTGCCGCTCCGCGACGGAATCAGCTACACTACGCAGGAGAACCGCAAGCTGCCGTTCAAGCTCATCGTTGCGCCTGATACGAATAGCGAGGCAGAGGGAAGGCtgtacctcgacgacggcgagtcgCTCCACGTCGGCGACAACAAGTCCAACATCAACTTCAAGCTTGCCAACGGCGAGCTCAAGATTTCGGGCAGCTTTGCATACACTGGCGAAGGCGCGTCTATCCTCGACACTGTCGTGTTCTTGGGCCAAGACCGCGACTGGGTGGTCAAACTGGACGGCAAGGAGATTGATAGCGTGTAtgaccgcgacgcgccgtccATCACTGTCTCCGGCCTGAAGCGCAAGTGGCAAGAGACGACAATCACGGTCATCAAGGAGCAGAAGGTGCGGAAGacgaccagcagcagcatacAGCACGAAGAACTCTAG
- the lovD_3 gene encoding Acyltransferase LovD produces MPSDTTTPRVTQQGAAALDALLSEVVDSHQLPALTIGATSAHGPLYFAARGDRVFGDSAKGQVGEDTVLQLYSQTKLVVAVSALQLVDRGVWSLDDASVVEAHAPELWKQEILSYDENDNEVYRPRKTPLTLRHLLNHTSGLAYPFSSPVLAKWAAKHKLATQRDPNAGIAPFEVPLLFEPGTQWKYSVGIDWVGIILERVTGTTLEEYFRANIWQPLGIKSITFNATDANIAKLQTPQARVEKDGQVSWVPSEGSLRDLTPGVVYKQASGGGGLLGTAKDYLSFLAAILRSREPGGIVSPAGYKELFSNTLGERGADNETYAGLAAYAFLQPLDKSLVENNAAHLGFSVGLGLALADTATGRKKGSGHWGGIAKTGFWLDPTSGIAAVIGTQIFTPGVLFEPAFNAVYARFERTLYDGLEL; encoded by the exons ATGCCAAGCGACACAACCACACCCCGCGTAACCCAGCAaggcgccgcggcgctcgacgcgctcctgtCCGAAGTCGTCGACAGTCACCAGCTGCCCGCGCTGACGatcggcgcgacgagcgcccaCGGCCCGCTGTACtttgcggcgcgcggcgaccgcgTGTTCGGCGACAGCGCCAAGGGACAAGTGGGCGAGGATACCGTGCTGCAGCTCTACTCGCAGACCAagctcgtcgttgccgtgtcggcgctgcagctcgtcgaccgcggcgtGTGGAGCTTggacgacgccagcgtcgtGGAGGCGCATGCGCCCGAGCTTTGGAAGCAGGAGATTCTGAGCTACGA CGAGAACGACAACGAAGTCTACAGGCCGCGCAAGACGCCCCTCACGCTGCGCCACCTCCTCAACCACACCAGCGGCCTAGCGTAccccttctcctcgcccgtCTTGGCGAAGTGGGCGGCGAAGCACAAGCTCGCCACCCAGCGCGACCCTAACGCCGGCATCGCGCCGTTCGAGGTGCCCCTGCTCTTCGAGCCCGGCACGCAGTGGAAGTACAGCGTCGGCATCGACTGGGTCGGGAtcatcctcgagcgcgtgACCGGCACCACGTTGGAGGAGTACTTCCGCGCGAACATCTGGCAGCCGCTGGGCATCAAGAGCATCACCTTCAACGCGACGGACGCGAACATTGCCAAGCTGCAGACACCgcaggcgcgcgtcgagaaGGACGGCCAGGTGTCGTGGGTCCCGAGCGAGGGGTCGCTGCGCGACTTGACCCCTGGCGTGGTGTACAAgcaggcgagcggcggcggcggcctgctgggcACCGCGAAGGACTACCTGTCCTTCCTGGCGGCCATCCTGCGGTCGCGCGAGCCCGGGGGAATCGTCTCGCCCGCAGGCTACAAGGAGCTGTTCAGCAacacgctcggcgagcggggcgccGACAACGAGACGTACGCCGGGCTCGCGGCGTACGCGTTCCTCCAGCCCCTCGACAAGAGTTTAGTCGAGAACAAcgccgcgcacctcggcTTCTCGGTTGGCCTCGGgcttgcgctcgccgacacTGCGACGGGGCGCAAGAAGGGCTCGGGGCACTGGGGCGGCATTGCGAAGACTGGCTTCTGGCTCGACCCCACCAGCGGGATCGCGGCGGTGATTGGCACGCAGATCTTCACGCCCGGCGTGCTGTTCGAGCCGGCGTTCAACGCCGTGTATGCGCGCTTCGAGCGCACGCTGTACGATGGGCTCGAGCTGTAG
- the pepB_0 gene encoding Penicillopepsin-3 — MTTTTNTTTKTKLTVGFLVLAALAGVASAAPADDFAVGRKLKRDLNLEKVPVIPNPKHQRNFEAAIRQAELRYNITVGDPRDQRVGGPPGFLPLDIDATWDRSYIAKVQIGTPPQELSLDLDTGSSDFWVFSSDLPPDVTANHNVFDYHKSSTWSLIPGAKFSIGYQDGSGASGNVGRDTVNLGGLSVKKQAVSIAQQQNNFDTGNSDGLIGLGFYNGRGAGSTVSTGPEKTPVDTLIADGTLPPGSQLFTSAFYSWRDPTKSFYTFGYIDEGLVAASGQELKYTPVDGSVGYWTVPSTSGRVNGKVVTAGANQKAIADTGTSLAYLPASIVKELYAQIPDVVKDTKGRYYFPNSSVTALPTFEIAVGSNYWTIQPEDLVYQWIPEASLWAGGVQATDGLAILGDVFLKSVYTVWDRGLSRIGFVPKIEKTQSFEPNKFLN, encoded by the coding sequence atgaccaccaccaccaacaccaccaccaagacCAAGCTCACCGtcggcttcctcgtcctcgccgcgcttgcgggcgtcgcctccgccgcccccgccgacgacttTGCCGTGGGCCGCAAGCTCAAGCGCGACCTCAACCTCGAGAAGGTGCCCGTCATCCCCAACCCCAAGCACCAGCGCAACTTCGAGGCGGCGATTaggcaggccgagctcaGGTACAACATCACTGTTGGCGACCCGCGCGaccagcgcgtcggcggccccCCCGGCTTCCTGCCCCTCGACATCGACGCTACCTGGGACAGGTCGTACATCGCCAAGGTGCAGATCGGCACGCCTCCTCAGGagctctcgctcgacctcgacacggGCTCGTCCGACTTCTGGGTCTTCTCGTCTGACCTGCCGCCCGACGTGACGGCAAACCACAACGTGTTCGACTACCACAAGTCTTCGACCTGGAGCCTCATCCCCGGTGCCAAGTTCAGCATCGGATACCAGGACGGCTCGGGTGCTTCGGGCAACGTCGGCCGCGACACggtcaacctcggcggcctgagCGTCAAGAAGCAGGCCGTTTCGATTGCCCAACAGCAGAACAACTTTGACACCGGCAACAGCGACGGCCTGATCGGCCTGGGCTTTTACAACGGGCGCGGGGCCGGCAGCACCGTATCCACTGGCCCCGAGAAGACGCCGGTCGACACGCTTATCGCGGACGGCACGCTTCCGCCCGGGTCGCAGCTCTTCACCTCAGCCTTCTACAGCTGGCGTGACCCCACAAAGTCGTTCTACACCTTTGGCTACATTGACGAGggactcgtcgccgcctcgggccagGAGCTCAAGTACACTCCCGTCGACGGTTCCGTCGGTTACTGGACGGTCCCCTCCACCAGCGGCAGGGTCAACGGCAAGGTGGTGACTGCGGGCGCCAACCAGAAGGCCATCGCCGACACGGGCACCTCGCTGGCCTACCTCCCCGCCTCGATCGTCAAGGAGCTGTACGCGCAGATCCCCGACGTGGTCAAGGACACCAAGGGCCGCTACTACTTCCCGAACAGCTCGGTGACCGCCCTGCCCACGTTCGAGATCGCAGTCGGCAGCAACTACTGGACCATCCAGCCCGAGGACCTGGTCTACCAGTGGATCCCGGAGGCAAGCCTCTGGGCCGGTGGCGTGCAGGCCACCGAcggcctcgccatcctcggcgacgtcttCCTCAAGAGCGTGTACACCGTTTGGGACCGCGGACTCAGCCGTATCGGCTTCGTCCCCAAGATTGAGAAGACGCAGAGCTTTGAGCCCAACAAATTTCTGAACTAG
- the lepB_2 gene encoding putative transcription factor lepB has protein sequence MTTMSVFPPITPFSFTRPGTSIRRTKSVQNCVACRRRKAKCDRKWPCSPCKDRGEAHLCEPFVREPSDRPTGYTHVSDTSILANRVTQLELVISRLLERVDDINIYSDLLNEFKDPLPVFKPPEGKDGHDDDDQDQKPSNGAGHGNGTSHVPMLSAHSTGNGNGSNDAMSRRMSTMSSVSRKKSLIPDDNDVIEVEDMTFMGNGGAPTLPMHPAAAAAVAAAAQGVPVTMPPQMIAHALSPVSRSSFSGQGIGPFPLQPNGVTAPTVYSGPLSGPGSGPYGLSTPSSGSGPLPTTYAPPPTAPPMPYNPPFNALREVPPESESKAPSVHEHDAALALEGLALGREVNFTRAASEEEETPGGALTFSSFIQHNKSKDPRAVLKSFPSVARLPPLIVGKHLLNYYFVHIDFRWRVLHRPTFESQFGALFNRLRTNTTELTRDELNTLAVYAACLAVAVHMLDEEGYQDLALDLDKANALAEVCWNVCYEALAAADWLQVHDVRSCQAIIIAGIYLSSVRKANLHWTLLGSVTKIAMAIGLGGVPKEAKIANGLIKPSPRWQSAIDREVGRRVWFALLELDSLFSMEYGFIYLIGEDMHQTDEPANVNDVDIVANKPVISQPSEVYTDMSYFIQRLRMFYPFRGLCIRARKGGRIHYSYITEAHNELQAALNNSPTFFKYTEGMDIPVDAAQFESIKRETLALNEGADLRLLRLHRYYFAAACQNPRYVLSKKTCLASARRLLEAKRRRMTPYPLIHPHYWAHHYCMFVSTVVMITYLSYALPQEIQEVKQHAESGIEQLRVLSKKGRTDLGDSADTLTSLLTLQLTKREEDSPKVAQPELHKRPHGDIENENWEGWLPADLVALLNESAFGTPGTGAGPPPPDSNVAPVFENLLDDFTLWQ, from the exons ATGACAACAATGTCGGTGTTTCCA CCCATCACCCCGTTCAGCTTCACGCGACCAGGCACCTCGATCCGCCGGACCAAGAGCGTCCAAAACTGTGTTG cctgtcgccgccgcaaaGCCAAG TGCGACAGAAAGTGGCCATGCTCGCCCTGCAAAgaccgaggcgaggcgcACCTCTGCGAGCCATTTGTGCGCGAGCCGAGCGACCGCCCGAC GGGCTACACGCACGTCTCGGACACGTCCATCCTCGCTAACCGGGTgacgcagctcgagctggtcaTCTCACGCttgctcgagcgcgtcgacgacatcaaCATCTACTCGGACCTGCTCAACGAGTTCAAGGACCCGTTACCGGTCTTCAAGCCGCCCGAGGGCAAAGACGggcatgacgacgacgaccaagacCAGAAACCCAGCAACGGCGCCGGCCACGGGAATGGCACCAGCCACGTTCCCATGCTTAGCGCCCATTCAAcgggcaacggcaacggcagcaaCGACGCAATGAGCCGCCGAATGAGCACAATGTCGAGCGTCTCACGGAAAAAGTCGCTCATCCCAGACGACAACGACGTTATCGAGGTCGAAGACATGACGTTCATGGGCAACGGAGGCGCACCCACGCTGCCCATGCACCCTgcagctgcggctgccgtcgcagcagcggcacagGGGGTGCCCGTCACCATGCCGCCGCAGATgatcgcgcacgcgctctcgcccgtctcgcgcagcagctTCTCGGGGCAAGGGATCGGCCCCTTCCCCCTGCAGCCCAACGGGGTGACCGCACCAACCGTGTACTCTGGCCCGCTGAGTGGACCTGGTTCTGGTCCGTACGGCTTgtcgaccccgtcgtcgggcagcgGTCCCCTGCCCACCACGTacgcgcccccgccgactGCCCCGCCCATGCCCTACAACCCGCCGTTCAACGCCCTCCGTGAAGTCCCCCCCGAGTCTGAATCAAAAGCGCCCAGCgtgcacgagcacgacgcggcactcgccctcgagggcctcgctCTTGGTCGAGAAGTAAATTTTACCCGCGCGGCGTCTGAAG AGGAGGAAACGCCGGGCGGAGCGCTTACTTTCTCCTCGTTTATCCAACACAACAAGTCCAAGGACCCGCGTGCTGTTCTCAAGTCGTTCCCTTCTGTCGccaggctgccgccgcttATCGTCGGCAAGCACCTGCTCAACTACTACTTTGTCCACATCGACTTCCGCTGGCGCGTGCTCCACCGCCCGACCTTTGAATCGCAGTTTGGCGCGCTGTTCAACCGCCTCCGCACCAACACTACCGAGTtgacgcgcgacgagctcaacaCGCTCGCGGTCTATGCCGCCTGCTTGGCCGTCGCAGTGCacatgctcgacgaggagggatACCaggacctcgcgctcgacctcgacaaggccaacGCCCTCGCAGAGGTGTGCTGGAATGTGTGTTacgaggccctcgccgccgccgactggCTCCAGGTGCACGACGTGCGATCGTGCCAGGCTATCAT CATCGCCGGTATCTACCTCAGCAGTGTGCGCAAGGCCAACCTCCACTGGACCCTGCTCGGTTCGGTGACCAAGATCGCCATGgccatcggcctcggcggtgTCCCCAAGGAAGCGAAGATTGCGAACGGTCTGATCAAGCCTTCACCGAGGTGGCAGAGTGCCATTGATCGTGAAgttggccgccgcgtctGGTTCGCATTG ctcgagctggacaGCCTCTTCTCGATGGAGTACGGCTTCATCTACCTCATTGGGGAGGACATGCACCAGACCGACGAGCCAGCCAACgtcaacgacgtcgacattgtgGCCAACAAGCCAGTCATCTCTCAGCCGAGCGAGGTATACACCGACATGTCGTACTTCATTCAGCGCCTGCGCATGTTCTACCCGTTCCGCGGGCTGTGCAtccgcgcgcgcaagggcGGCCGCATCCACTACTCGTACATCACCGAGGCGCACAACGAGCTCCAGGCCGCGCTCAACAACAGCCCGACGTTCTTCAAGTACACAGAGGGCATGGACATCCCCGTGGACGCGGCGCAGTTCGAGAGCAT CAAGAGGGAAACGCTGGCTCTCAACGAAGGCGCCGACCTGCGACTCCTGCGCCTGCACCGCTACTACTTTGCAGCCGCCTGCCAGAACCC CCGCTACGTCTTGTCCAAGAAGACATGCCTTGCGTCCGCTCGCCGACTCCTTgaggccaagcgccgccgcatgACGCCGTACCCGCTGATCCACCCGCACTATTGGGCACACCACTACTGCATGTTCGTGTCGACGGTCGTGATGATCACGTATCTGTCGTACGCGCTGCCGCAAGAAATCCAGGAGGTGAagcagcacgccgagagTGGCATCGAGCAGCTTAG GGTGCTTTCGAAGAAGGGAcgcaccgacctcggcgactcggccgacacgctcacGTCGCTCCTCACCCTGCAGCTCACGAAGCGGGAGGAGGATAGCCCGAAGGTCGCCCAGCCGGAGCTGCACAAGCGCCCGCACGGCGACATTGAGAATGAGAACTGGGAGGGATGGCTGCCG GCCGATCTGGTCGCGCTGCTCAACGAGTCGGCGTTCGGCACGCCCGGTACCGGTGCCGGCCCCCCTCCGCCCGACAGCAACGTAGCGCCCGTGTTTGAGAATCTCCTTGACGACTTTACTCTGTGGCAGTAG
- the lepB_2 gene encoding putative transcription factor lepB encodes MTTMSVFPPITPFSFTRPGTSIRRTKSVQNCVGESAWTSFDQQLTTTLQPVAAAKPRKWPCSPCKDRGEAHLCEPFVREPSDRPTGYTHVSDTSILANRVTQLELVISRLLERVDDINIYSDLLNEFKDPLPVFKPPEGKDGHDDDDQDQKPSNGAGHGNGTSHVPMLSAHSTGNGNGSNDAMSRRMSTMSSVSRKKSLIPDDNDVIEVEDMTFMGNGGAPTLPMHPAAAAAVAAAAQGVPVTMPPQMIAHALSPVSRSSFSGQGIGPFPLQPNGVTAPTVYSGPLSGPGSGPYGLSTPSSGSGPLPTTYAPPPTAPPMPYNPPFNALREVPPESESKAPSVHEHDAALALEGLALGREVNFTRAASEEEETPGGALTFSSFIQHNKSKDPRAVLKSFPSVARLPPLIVGKHLLNYYFVHIDFRWRVLHRPTFESQFGALFNRLRTNTTELTRDELNTLAVYAACLAVAVHMLDEEGYQDLALDLDKANALAEVCWNVCYEALAAADWLQVHDVRSCQAIIIAGIYLSSVRKANLHWTLLGSVTKIAMAIGLGGVPKEAKIANGLIKPSPRWQSAIDREVGRRVWFALLELDSLFSMEYGFIYLIGEDMHQTDEPANVNDVDIVANKPVISQPSEVYTDMSYFIQRLRMFYPFRGLCIRARKGGRIHYSYITEAHNELQAALNNSPTFFKYTEGMDIPVDAAQFESIKRETLALNEGADLRLLRLHRYYFAAACQNPRYVLSKKTCLASARRLLEAKRRRMTPYPLIHPHYWAHHYCMFVSTVVMITYLSYALPQEIQEVKQHAESGIEQLRVLSKKGRTDLGDSADTLTSLLTLQLTKREEDSPKVAQPELHKRPHGDIENENWEGWLPADLVALLNESAFGTPGTGAGPPPPDSNVAPVFENLLDDFTLWQ; translated from the exons ATGACAACAATGTCGGTGTTTCCA CCCATCACCCCGTTCAGCTTCACGCGACCAGGCACCTCGATCCGCCGGACCAAGAGCGTCCAAAACTGTGTTGGTGAGTCGGCCTGGACCTCCTTTGACCAGCAGCTCACCACCACTCTCCagcctgtcgccgccgcaaaGCCAAG AAAGTGGCCATGCTCGCCCTGCAAAgaccgaggcgaggcgcACCTCTGCGAGCCATTTGTGCGCGAGCCGAGCGACCGCCCGAC GGGCTACACGCACGTCTCGGACACGTCCATCCTCGCTAACCGGGTgacgcagctcgagctggtcaTCTCACGCttgctcgagcgcgtcgacgacatcaaCATCTACTCGGACCTGCTCAACGAGTTCAAGGACCCGTTACCGGTCTTCAAGCCGCCCGAGGGCAAAGACGggcatgacgacgacgaccaagacCAGAAACCCAGCAACGGCGCCGGCCACGGGAATGGCACCAGCCACGTTCCCATGCTTAGCGCCCATTCAAcgggcaacggcaacggcagcaaCGACGCAATGAGCCGCCGAATGAGCACAATGTCGAGCGTCTCACGGAAAAAGTCGCTCATCCCAGACGACAACGACGTTATCGAGGTCGAAGACATGACGTTCATGGGCAACGGAGGCGCACCCACGCTGCCCATGCACCCTgcagctgcggctgccgtcgcagcagcggcacagGGGGTGCCCGTCACCATGCCGCCGCAGATgatcgcgcacgcgctctcgcccgtctcgcgcagcagctTCTCGGGGCAAGGGATCGGCCCCTTCCCCCTGCAGCCCAACGGGGTGACCGCACCAACCGTGTACTCTGGCCCGCTGAGTGGACCTGGTTCTGGTCCGTACGGCTTgtcgaccccgtcgtcgggcagcgGTCCCCTGCCCACCACGTacgcgcccccgccgactGCCCCGCCCATGCCCTACAACCCGCCGTTCAACGCCCTCCGTGAAGTCCCCCCCGAGTCTGAATCAAAAGCGCCCAGCgtgcacgagcacgacgcggcactcgccctcgagggcctcgctCTTGGTCGAGAAGTAAATTTTACCCGCGCGGCGTCTGAAG AGGAGGAAACGCCGGGCGGAGCGCTTACTTTCTCCTCGTTTATCCAACACAACAAGTCCAAGGACCCGCGTGCTGTTCTCAAGTCGTTCCCTTCTGTCGccaggctgccgccgcttATCGTCGGCAAGCACCTGCTCAACTACTACTTTGTCCACATCGACTTCCGCTGGCGCGTGCTCCACCGCCCGACCTTTGAATCGCAGTTTGGCGCGCTGTTCAACCGCCTCCGCACCAACACTACCGAGTtgacgcgcgacgagctcaacaCGCTCGCGGTCTATGCCGCCTGCTTGGCCGTCGCAGTGCacatgctcgacgaggagggatACCaggacctcgcgctcgacctcgacaaggccaacGCCCTCGCAGAGGTGTGCTGGAATGTGTGTTacgaggccctcgccgccgccgactggCTCCAGGTGCACGACGTGCGATCGTGCCAGGCTATCAT CATCGCCGGTATCTACCTCAGCAGTGTGCGCAAGGCCAACCTCCACTGGACCCTGCTCGGTTCGGTGACCAAGATCGCCATGgccatcggcctcggcggtgTCCCCAAGGAAGCGAAGATTGCGAACGGTCTGATCAAGCCTTCACCGAGGTGGCAGAGTGCCATTGATCGTGAAgttggccgccgcgtctGGTTCGCATTG ctcgagctggacaGCCTCTTCTCGATGGAGTACGGCTTCATCTACCTCATTGGGGAGGACATGCACCAGACCGACGAGCCAGCCAACgtcaacgacgtcgacattgtgGCCAACAAGCCAGTCATCTCTCAGCCGAGCGAGGTATACACCGACATGTCGTACTTCATTCAGCGCCTGCGCATGTTCTACCCGTTCCGCGGGCTGTGCAtccgcgcgcgcaagggcGGCCGCATCCACTACTCGTACATCACCGAGGCGCACAACGAGCTCCAGGCCGCGCTCAACAACAGCCCGACGTTCTTCAAGTACACAGAGGGCATGGACATCCCCGTGGACGCGGCGCAGTTCGAGAGCAT CAAGAGGGAAACGCTGGCTCTCAACGAAGGCGCCGACCTGCGACTCCTGCGCCTGCACCGCTACTACTTTGCAGCCGCCTGCCAGAACCC CCGCTACGTCTTGTCCAAGAAGACATGCCTTGCGTCCGCTCGCCGACTCCTTgaggccaagcgccgccgcatgACGCCGTACCCGCTGATCCACCCGCACTATTGGGCACACCACTACTGCATGTTCGTGTCGACGGTCGTGATGATCACGTATCTGTCGTACGCGCTGCCGCAAGAAATCCAGGAGGTGAagcagcacgccgagagTGGCATCGAGCAGCTTAG GGTGCTTTCGAAGAAGGGAcgcaccgacctcggcgactcggccgacacgctcacGTCGCTCCTCACCCTGCAGCTCACGAAGCGGGAGGAGGATAGCCCGAAGGTCGCCCAGCCGGAGCTGCACAAGCGCCCGCACGGCGACATTGAGAATGAGAACTGGGAGGGATGGCTGCCG GCCGATCTGGTCGCGCTGCTCAACGAGTCGGCGTTCGGCACGCCCGGTACCGGTGCCGGCCCCCCTCCGCCCGACAGCAACGTAGCGCCCGTGTTTGAGAATCTCCTTGACGACTTTACTCTGTGGCAGTAG